A region of the Verrucomicrobiota bacterium genome:
CCGTGATTTCGAGGGAGCGTTGCGGCGTCCACTGATGGGCCGGGTTTCCCTCATCGCGGAGGTGAAGAAGGCCTCGCCATCGGCTGGGGTGATTTGTCCGGATTTCGATCCGGTGCGCATTGCGAGGCGCTACGAGGCGGCGGGGGCGTCGTGTCTTTCGGTTCTCACCGATGAACAGTTTTTTCAGGGATCGCTGGAGTATTTGAGAGCCATTCGGAGCGCGGTGAGTCTGCCGTTGTTGCGCAAGGATTTCCTGATCGACCCGCGGCAAGTCGCGGAAGCCATTCGGGCCGGGGCTGACGCGATCCTGTTGATTGTGGCGATTCTGGATGACGCGTGTTTGCGGGAACTTCACCGCTTGGCGACGGGCGCGGGGTTGGCCGCTCTCGTGGAAGTGCATGACGAGGCGGAACTGCAGCGCGCGCTCGGAATTGGCGCGACGTTGATCGGCGTGAACAATCGCGACTTGAAGACCTTCAAGGTGGATCTGGCGACGACGGAGCGACTGTCCGCGCGCCTGGTCCAGTCCGGTCGCATGCGGCAAACCTTCTTGGTGGGAGAAAGCGGCGTCCATTCGCGGGCTGACGTGGCGCGATTGGAAGCCGCCGGAGTGGGAGCGATCTTGGTCGGGGAATCCTTGGTCAAGAGTCCCGACATGGAGGCGAAAGCGCGGGAGCTTCTGGCAGGTTGAGTCAAATCGGAGCCTTCCGCTTCAAGAAGGCGCGGCGACCGTCACTTCGAAAGCGCCCGTGACGATCTGGCCTCTGGCTTTGGCTTGGAACCAGACGCGATACCGGCCCGGCTTGGGAAACGCGTAGGGGAAATGGACCCGTGATTCTTGGGTGTCCACACCGCAGATGAGATCGTCGAGGCGCCGGACGGCGTTGATGTCGAGTTCGCGTTTGGCAAAGGTCATAAGTGAGGCCATGGAAGCCGTGCCTTGAGGGTGCAAGTGAGTGAACACCGAGCTGT
Encoded here:
- the trpC gene encoding indole-3-glycerol phosphate synthase TrpC — encoded protein: MLDQIVERKRVEIARLPEEKISVPFLKELADSRGGIRDFEGALRRPLMGRVSLIAEVKKASPSAGVICPDFDPVRIARRYEAAGASCLSVLTDEQFFQGSLEYLRAIRSAVSLPLLRKDFLIDPRQVAEAIRAGADAILLIVAILDDACLRELHRLATGAGLAALVEVHDEAELQRALGIGATLIGVNNRDLKTFKVDLATTERLSARLVQSGRMRQTFLVGESGVHSRADVARLEAAGVGAILVGESLVKSPDMEAKARELLAG